One segment of Deinococcus arcticus DNA contains the following:
- a CDS encoding nitric oxide synthase oxygenase, whose amino-acid sequence MPAPRLPEPAAQPQVPEALTFLEAYHAETGAPGLAERCQEVQRSGQLLLSTAELTHGARMAWRHSTRCVGRLPWASLQVRDLRHVSGASEVFAHLCAHLRAALNGGRIVPILSVFGPGVQVHNDQLIRYAGYPQPDGTVLGDPQNVALTRHLQRLGWAGGPGTPFDVLPLAIEAQGEVALFELPPDTVHEVPITHPDAPGLGALGLRWHALPVISNMTLEVAGQSFTCAPFNGWYLQTEIAARNLADEERYNALPAVAQALGLDTSQRRSLWLDRALVELNVAVLHSFDAAGVRMADHHSVTRQFQHFVQLEAQAGRTARGRWSWLIPPLSPATTPVWHQAYDDTELKPNFVPQVWRETHSGCPFQGP is encoded by the coding sequence ATGCCTGCGCCCCGCCTGCCCGAACCTGCCGCGCAGCCCCAGGTGCCAGAGGCCCTGACCTTTCTGGAGGCCTATCACGCCGAAACCGGCGCGCCCGGGCTGGCGGAGCGGTGCCAGGAGGTGCAGCGCAGCGGCCAGCTGCTGCTGAGCACGGCCGAACTGACCCACGGCGCGCGCATGGCGTGGCGCCACAGCACCCGCTGTGTGGGGCGGCTGCCCTGGGCCAGCCTGCAGGTGCGCGACCTGCGGCACGTCTCTGGCGCGTCCGAGGTGTTTGCCCACCTGTGTGCCCACCTGCGCGCGGCGCTGAACGGCGGGCGAATCGTGCCCATCCTGAGTGTGTTTGGGCCCGGCGTGCAGGTACACAACGACCAGCTCATTCGCTACGCCGGTTACCCACAGCCGGACGGCACGGTGCTGGGCGATCCACAGAACGTGGCGCTGACCCGGCACCTGCAGCGCCTGGGCTGGGCCGGGGGGCCCGGCACCCCCTTTGATGTGCTGCCGCTGGCCATTGAGGCGCAGGGCGAAGTCGCCCTGTTTGAGCTCCCGCCCGACACCGTGCACGAGGTGCCCATCACCCACCCCGACGCCCCGGGGCTGGGCGCGCTGGGCCTGCGCTGGCACGCCCTGCCGGTGATCAGCAACATGACGCTGGAGGTGGCGGGGCAGTCGTTCACGTGTGCGCCCTTTAACGGCTGGTATCTGCAGACAGAAATTGCGGCCCGCAATCTGGCCGATGAGGAGCGCTACAACGCGCTGCCCGCTGTGGCCCAGGCACTGGGCCTGGACACCTCACAGCGCCGTTCGCTGTGGCTGGACCGCGCCCTGGTGGAGTTGAATGTGGCGGTGCTGCATTCCTTCGACGCGGCGGGCGTGCGCATGGCTGACCACCACAGCGTCACGCGGCAGTTTCAGCATTTTGTGCAGCTGGAAGCGCAGGCCGGGCGCACGGCCCGGGGCCGCTGGTCCTGGCTGATTCCGCCCCTGTCTCCAGCCACCACGCCCGTGTGGCACCAGGCCTATGACGATACCGAGCTGAAACCCAACTTCGTGCCGCAGGTCTGGCGCGAGACCCACAGCGGTTGCCCGTTCCAGGGGCCCTAA
- the mqnP gene encoding menaquinone biosynthesis prenyltransferase MqnP, giving the protein MSEGVARVKTYLDLVKFEHTVFALPFAYAGMLLASMQTSGTGWPGWAVLLWVTVAMAAARTAAMGANRVIDRYIDARNPRTAAREVPSGKVSPAQAWALVLGSLVIMAFAAAQLNPLCLALMPLAVVFLIGYPYTKRYTWLCHAWLGVTDGAAAAGGWIAVTGEFAPAAWVLWAVVIFWMIGLDVIYATMDRDFDVANGIRSIPARFGIARALRLAALSHALTFALLLLVGWVTDASGWYYLAALVMGGILLFEHRIVNPNDLARVNVAFFDANMWLALTMLAGVVVDVTWRTLT; this is encoded by the coding sequence GTGAGTGAAGGCGTCGCCCGCGTGAAAACCTACCTGGATCTGGTGAAGTTCGAGCACACGGTGTTCGCGCTGCCCTTCGCCTACGCGGGCATGCTGCTGGCCAGCATGCAGACCAGTGGCACCGGCTGGCCGGGCTGGGCGGTGCTGCTGTGGGTCACTGTGGCCATGGCCGCCGCGCGCACAGCAGCCATGGGCGCCAACCGGGTGATTGACCGCTATATCGATGCCCGCAACCCCCGCACCGCGGCGCGCGAGGTACCCAGCGGCAAGGTGAGCCCGGCCCAGGCGTGGGCCCTGGTGCTGGGCAGCCTGGTCATCATGGCCTTTGCGGCGGCGCAACTGAACCCCCTGTGCCTGGCCCTGATGCCGCTGGCCGTGGTGTTCCTGATCGGCTACCCCTACACCAAACGCTACACCTGGCTGTGCCACGCGTGGCTGGGGGTGACCGACGGCGCGGCGGCGGCAGGCGGCTGGATTGCAGTCACCGGGGAGTTTGCACCGGCCGCCTGGGTGCTGTGGGCGGTGGTCATTTTCTGGATGATCGGCCTGGACGTCATTTACGCCACCATGGACCGCGACTTCGATGTGGCCAACGGCATCCGCAGCATTCCGGCGCGCTTTGGCATTGCGCGTGCCCTGCGCCTTGCGGCCCTCAGCCACGCGCTGACCTTCGCGCTGCTGCTGCTGGTGGGCTGGGTGACGGACGCCAGCGGCTGGTATTACCTGGCCGCGCTGGTGATGGGCGGCATTCTGCTGTTCGAGCACCGGATCGTGAATCCCAATGATCTCGCCCGCGTGAACGTGGCCTTTTTCGACGCCAACATGTGGCTGGCCCTGACCATGCTGGCGGGCGTGGTGGTGGACGTGACGTGGCGCACCCTGACCTGA
- a CDS encoding adenylate/guanylate cyclase domain-containing protein, whose translation MPDLLLPLPGPQDDTVSACFVLVDLVGSTAMAQALPLHGYMALMQDFVQLMVLSFEARGGQVLQHQGDAVLAWWPAQHAAQACAAAQDAHGRAVRLHLAAQMGQTLRLRAGVSVGPVLMGMVGGQLSAYGLPVNYAKRLCDAARPGDTLICDEVRRRLPEHLTWPCAPLALQGFGNDCMAHHLLAETPHDARMKVD comes from the coding sequence ATGCCTGATCTCCTGCTTCCCCTGCCCGGTCCCCAGGACGACACTGTTTCTGCCTGCTTTGTGCTGGTGGATCTGGTGGGCAGCACGGCCATGGCCCAGGCGTTGCCGCTGCACGGTTACATGGCCCTCATGCAGGATTTCGTGCAGCTGATGGTGCTGAGCTTTGAGGCGCGGGGCGGCCAGGTGCTGCAGCACCAGGGGGACGCGGTGCTGGCGTGGTGGCCCGCGCAGCACGCCGCGCAGGCCTGTGCCGCCGCGCAGGATGCCCACGGGCGCGCCGTGCGGCTGCACCTGGCCGCGCAGATGGGGCAGACCCTGCGCCTGCGCGCGGGCGTGTCGGTGGGCCCGGTCCTGATGGGCATGGTGGGCGGGCAACTGAGTGCCTACGGCCTGCCCGTGAACTACGCCAAGCGCCTGTGCGACGCGGCGCGCCCCGGCGACACCCTGATCTGCGACGAGGTGCGCCGCCGCCTGCCCGAACACCTGACCTGGCCCTGTGCCCCCCTGGCCCTGCAGGGCTTCGGCAATGACTGCATGGCGCACCATCTGCTGGCCGAAACCCCGCACGACGCGCGCATGAAAGTTGATTAA
- a CDS encoding response regulator transcription factor gives MERKPLVLVIEDEKDIARFIELELAAEGYATEVAFDGVTGLSKFREVNPDLVILDLMLPVLDGLEVARRIRKTSNTPIIILTAKDGIQDKVEGLDSGADDYLIKPFSIEELLARVRAHLRRVNPAVTGEVRVADLVMNLDGREIFRGGRRVELSAKEFELLELLARNPGKVFSRFEIEEKVWPEYTGGSNVVDVYIGYLRRKLEEGGERRLIHTVRGVGYVLREE, from the coding sequence ATGGAACGCAAGCCACTGGTGCTGGTGATCGAGGACGAAAAGGATATTGCGCGGTTTATCGAACTCGAACTGGCAGCCGAAGGCTACGCCACCGAAGTGGCCTTTGACGGCGTCACCGGTCTGTCGAAATTCCGGGAAGTCAACCCCGATCTCGTGATTCTGGATCTCATGCTGCCGGTCCTGGACGGTCTGGAAGTGGCCCGGCGCATTCGCAAAACCAGCAATACCCCCATCATCATCCTGACGGCCAAGGACGGCATTCAGGACAAGGTCGAGGGCCTGGATTCCGGCGCCGATGATTATCTGATCAAGCCCTTTTCGATCGAGGAGCTGCTGGCGCGGGTGCGGGCGCACCTGCGGCGCGTGAATCCGGCCGTGACCGGTGAGGTGCGCGTAGCCGACCTGGTCATGAACCTGGACGGCCGCGAGATTTTCCGGGGCGGGCGCCGCGTGGAACTCTCGGCAAAGGAATTTGAGCTGCTGGAGCTGCTGGCCCGCAACCCCGGCAAGGTGTTTTCCCGCTTTGAAATCGAGGAAAAGGTGTGGCCCGAGTACACGGGCGGCAGCAACGTGGTGGACGTGTACATTGGCTATCTGCGCCGCAAACTGGAGGAGGGCGGTGAGCGCCGCCTGATTCATACGGTGCGCGGCGTGGGCTACGTGCTGCGCGAGGAGTAA
- a CDS encoding sensor histidine kinase, translated as MRANLIGGLDRELDGTYRRFVSYVVNPLAPGEPRLPLDWVQRNTPQRAGTPEIGPAKLLARFYFPDSSLALENLYFYTRQSLIDDLHTPGRRAELFRTVEALRNDTRRSLAVDVNRPIKLSNEELERLIDSADGRLTLNRMVYVSANSQPVPMRLLVVLGPLKPPAPQATPSAPGQVAGQSASALPASPGTGPVGASLGTSSLDAPEDESVSLVYVARDLSTVQGLLSQLEKVLLVLFLSGLLTAGTGAYALAGQALQPLRRVQRAAERIGAQNLTERVPVPQTGDEVEALAAALNAMLGRLESSFEAQRRFTSDASHELRTPVTAISGHASYLLRRTSPSGQQAESLRIIQRESERLTNLIASLLQLARSDSGALAITREPILAALFLHEITQELAPLAQAQGTALKTEGEDVTFEGDPDRLKQVLINLVSNALKAGAQTITLRSARLGNEVRLSVQDDGPGIPADQLERLFDRFYRLEDSRSRDQGGAGLGLSIARGIVDAHQGRIWLESEPGAGTTAHVQLPIGNVPELGEEDVP; from the coding sequence ATGCGCGCCAATCTGATTGGCGGGCTGGACCGCGAACTGGACGGCACGTACCGGCGCTTCGTGTCTTACGTGGTCAATCCCCTGGCACCGGGCGAACCGCGCCTGCCGCTGGACTGGGTGCAGCGCAACACCCCCCAGCGCGCCGGCACCCCCGAAATCGGGCCGGCCAAGCTGCTGGCCCGCTTCTACTTTCCCGATTCCAGCCTGGCGCTGGAAAATCTGTACTTCTACACCCGGCAGTCGCTGATTGACGATCTGCACACCCCCGGCCGGCGCGCGGAACTGTTCCGTACCGTGGAGGCCCTGCGCAACGATACCCGGCGCTCGCTGGCGGTGGACGTGAACCGGCCCATCAAGCTCTCCAACGAGGAACTGGAGCGGCTGATTGATTCGGCCGACGGCCGCCTGACCCTGAACCGCATGGTGTATGTCTCGGCCAACAGCCAGCCGGTGCCCATGCGCCTGCTGGTGGTGCTGGGCCCCTTAAAGCCCCCGGCACCACAGGCCACCCCCTCAGCGCCGGGTCAGGTGGCGGGCCAATCGGCCAGCGCCTTGCCGGCCAGCCCAGGCACCGGGCCTGTGGGGGCCAGCCTGGGCACCTCCAGCCTGGACGCCCCGGAAGACGAGAGCGTGAGTCTGGTGTATGTGGCGCGCGACCTCAGCACGGTGCAGGGGCTGCTGAGCCAGCTGGAAAAGGTGCTGCTGGTGCTGTTCCTGAGTGGCCTGCTGACGGCTGGCACCGGCGCCTACGCGCTGGCTGGGCAGGCGCTGCAGCCTCTGCGCCGGGTGCAGCGCGCCGCCGAGCGTATTGGCGCCCAGAACCTGACCGAGCGGGTGCCGGTGCCGCAGACCGGCGACGAGGTTGAAGCCCTGGCCGCCGCCCTGAACGCCATGCTGGGCCGCCTGGAAAGCAGCTTTGAGGCCCAGCGCCGCTTTACCAGTGACGCCAGCCACGAACTGCGCACGCCCGTGACCGCCATCAGCGGCCACGCCAGCTACCTGCTGCGCCGCACCAGCCCCAGCGGGCAGCAGGCCGAGAGTCTGCGCATCATCCAGCGCGAATCCGAGCGGCTGACCAACCTGATTGCCAGCCTGTTGCAACTGGCCCGTTCAGACAGTGGCGCGCTGGCGATTACCCGCGAGCCCATTCTGGCGGCCCTGTTTCTCCATGAAATCACCCAGGAGCTGGCCCCGCTGGCCCAGGCCCAGGGCACGGCCCTGAAGACGGAGGGCGAAGACGTGACCTTTGAGGGCGACCCCGACCGCCTGAAACAGGTGCTGATCAATCTGGTGAGCAACGCCCTGAAGGCGGGCGCCCAGACCATTACCCTGCGCAGCGCCCGCCTGGGTAACGAGGTGCGCCTGAGCGTGCAGGACGACGGCCCCGGCATTCCCGCCGATCAGCTCGAGCGCCTCTTTGACCGCTTTTACCGCCTGGAAGACAGCCGCAGCCGCGACCAGGGCGGCGCTGGCCTGGGCCTGAGCATCGCCCGGGGCATCGTGGACGCGCACCAGGGCCGCATCTGGCTGGAAAGCGAGCCCGGCGCGGGCACCACCGCCCACGTGCAGCTGCCCATTGGCAACGTGCCGGAGCTGGGGGAAGAAGACGTGCCGTAG
- the argR gene encoding arginine repressor produces MAGALSKDQRQKRIQDIIARESVSTQGELVERLRAEGIRVTQATVSRDINELRLVRLPVGKGRHRYALAQTASHTGAEEELARLFQNFVHDVDRGENMLVIRTAEGHASGVALLLDRVRRDDIVGTIAGEDTIFVVARTTADAESIMEEFHALMLG; encoded by the coding sequence ATGGCAGGGGCGCTCAGCAAGGACCAGCGGCAGAAACGCATTCAGGACATCATCGCGCGCGAAAGCGTGAGCACGCAGGGCGAACTCGTGGAGCGCCTGCGCGCCGAGGGCATCCGGGTCACGCAGGCCACCGTCAGCCGCGACATCAACGAGCTGCGCCTGGTGCGCCTGCCGGTGGGCAAGGGCCGCCACCGCTACGCCCTGGCCCAGACCGCCAGCCACACCGGCGCCGAGGAAGAACTGGCGCGCCTTTTTCAGAACTTCGTGCACGACGTGGACCGGGGCGAGAACATGCTGGTGATCCGCACCGCCGAAGGCCACGCCAGTGGCGTGGCCCTGCTGCTGGACCGCGTGCGCCGCGACGACATCGTGGGCACCATTGCCGGCGAGGACACCATCTTCGTGGTGGCCCGCACCACCGCCGACGCCGAGAGCATCATGGAGGAATTCCACGCGCTGATGCTGGGGTAG
- the coaBC gene encoding bifunctional phosphopantothenoylcysteine decarboxylase/phosphopantothenate--cysteine ligase CoaBC yields MSNDAKPTVLVIVGGSMAAVKAPSVLRRLREGGAQVRVIATRAALHFITELSLSTAADGPVGTDEHWFEPRPDALHLTHARVDAAVVVGASAELLAGAAHGHAGDLALATLLSVRAPILWVPAMNEAMWSHPAVQANAAQLRAWGHAFLGPEVGAFGTRGEGSGVGRMSEPEEIAAAVLALVEPAVEGQRLPGAPGAQDLAGRRVVVSAGPTREYLDPVRFISNPSSGKMGFAVAEAARDRGAQVTLVTGPVSLPDPAGLRVVRIESALDLRSAVLQAAQDADLVVMTAAVADYRAAAPSGEKQAKVAGDVKVHLTPNPDILAELGQAKGRRVLVGFAMETHAGVERAAQKAQRKNADFILLNYPTQAGTAFGGDDNQVTLVRPDGTHEAWPHMSKREVATRLLTEAARHLPPLTPAAPIA; encoded by the coding sequence GTGAGCAACGACGCCAAGCCAACCGTCCTGGTTATCGTGGGGGGCTCCATGGCCGCCGTGAAGGCGCCGTCGGTGCTGCGGCGGCTGCGCGAGGGGGGCGCACAGGTGCGGGTGATTGCCACGCGCGCGGCGCTCCACTTCATCACGGAACTGTCGCTGAGCACCGCCGCCGACGGCCCGGTGGGCACCGATGAGCACTGGTTTGAGCCCCGCCCCGACGCCCTGCACCTCACGCACGCCCGGGTGGACGCGGCGGTGGTGGTGGGCGCCTCGGCCGAACTGCTGGCGGGCGCAGCGCACGGGCACGCGGGCGACCTGGCCCTGGCCACACTGCTGAGCGTGCGCGCGCCCATCCTGTGGGTACCGGCCATGAACGAGGCCATGTGGAGCCACCCGGCCGTGCAGGCCAATGCCGCGCAGCTGCGCGCCTGGGGCCACGCCTTCCTGGGCCCCGAGGTGGGCGCTTTTGGCACGCGGGGCGAGGGCTCGGGCGTGGGCCGCATGAGCGAGCCGGAGGAGATTGCGGCGGCGGTGCTGGCGCTGGTGGAGCCGGCGGTGGAGGGCCAGCGGCTGCCGGGAGCTCCAGGGGCCCAGGACCTCGCGGGGCGCCGCGTGGTCGTCTCGGCTGGCCCCACCCGCGAATACCTTGATCCAGTGCGCTTTATCAGCAATCCCAGCAGCGGCAAGATGGGCTTTGCGGTGGCCGAGGCCGCCCGGGACCGGGGTGCCCAGGTAACGCTGGTGACCGGCCCGGTGAGCCTGCCGGACCCAGCGGGCCTGCGCGTGGTGCGGATCGAATCGGCGCTGGACCTGCGCAGCGCCGTGTTGCAGGCCGCCCAGGACGCCGACCTTGTGGTGATGACGGCTGCCGTGGCCGACTACCGCGCGGCCGCCCCCAGCGGGGAAAAGCAGGCCAAGGTGGCGGGCGACGTGAAGGTCCACCTCACGCCCAACCCGGACATTCTGGCGGAACTGGGCCAGGCCAAGGGCCGGCGCGTGCTGGTGGGCTTCGCCATGGAAACCCACGCCGGGGTGGAACGCGCCGCCCAGAAAGCCCAGCGCAAGAACGCCGATTTCATCCTGCTCAATTACCCCACCCAGGCGGGCACGGCCTTTGGCGGCGACGACAACCAGGTGACCCTGGTGCGCCCCGACGGCACCCATGAGGCGTGGCCCCACATGAGCAAGAGAGAGGTGGCCACGCGCCTGCTGACCGAGGCGGCCCGGCACCTCCCCCCCCTCACCCCAGCGGCCCCGATTGCATAA
- the phoU gene encoding phosphate signaling complex protein PhoU, protein MREALENDLRAVLNGALNMLGTVERMLPVAGDVLLRENVERLPEVKALDREVDAQEAQIEAECLRIIALHQPVARDLRMVALILKSLSDIERMGDYVVHVAEDGAELAQGPALKRYVNLARMLDRLGEMSQNLRTAMADRDVTRAEATVQMDDEVDDLYEQIQRELVTYMLEDPRNISKALMLMRVGRSLERVGDHMENIAERVRYWVTGQREGTEG, encoded by the coding sequence ATGCGTGAAGCCCTGGAAAACGATCTGCGCGCCGTTCTGAACGGCGCCCTGAACATGCTCGGCACTGTCGAGCGCATGCTGCCGGTGGCCGGCGACGTGCTGCTGCGCGAAAACGTGGAGCGCCTGCCCGAGGTCAAGGCCCTGGACCGCGAGGTGGACGCCCAGGAAGCCCAGATTGAGGCTGAATGCCTGCGGATCATTGCTCTGCACCAGCCCGTGGCGCGCGACCTGCGCATGGTGGCCCTGATTCTCAAGAGCCTCAGCGACATCGAGCGCATGGGTGACTACGTGGTGCATGTGGCCGAGGACGGCGCCGAACTGGCCCAGGGCCCGGCCCTCAAGCGCTACGTGAATCTGGCGCGGATGCTGGACCGCCTGGGCGAGATGAGCCAGAACCTGCGCACCGCCATGGCCGACCGCGACGTGACCCGCGCCGAGGCCACCGTGCAGATGGACGACGAGGTAGACGACCTGTACGAGCAGATTCAGCGCGAACTGGTCACCTACATGCTCGAAGACCCCCGCAACATCTCCAAGGCCCTGATGCTCATGCGCGTGGGCCGCAGCCTGGAGCGTGTGGGCGACCACATGGAAAACATTGCCGAGCGCGTGCGCTACTGGGTGACCGGCCAGCGCGAGGGCACAGAGGGATAA
- a CDS encoding sensor histidine kinase produces MDALPQAVLLTRAGVVTRVNAAASRLWGVPQERAQGRPVLEVVRRHTLETLLERGGELELEVSGRTLRCQATRDGESGALIVEDVTDHRRREAELREATAVLSHEFRTPVAALRGVLEALEYDMPRDLSQNFVRQGLQETERLARLVEDLAVGFRPTRARTLPLTEAFARAERLLGAELSARRASLRFGQDFLVRADPDKLLQVLLNLIENALKYGPPGQPTIEVLTAERGTWVEVSVLDRGEPILDAESLFGAHTRGPGAAGQGSGMGLYIVRSIVHGWGGQTWAERRADANAFCFTLPGVGGL; encoded by the coding sequence ATGGACGCCCTGCCCCAGGCCGTGCTGCTGACCCGGGCAGGCGTGGTCACGCGGGTGAACGCCGCTGCCTCGCGCCTGTGGGGGGTGCCCCAGGAGCGCGCCCAGGGCCGCCCGGTGCTGGAGGTGGTGCGCCGCCACACCCTGGAAACCCTGCTCGAACGCGGCGGCGAGCTGGAACTGGAGGTCTCGGGACGCACGCTGCGCTGCCAGGCCACCCGCGACGGCGAATCGGGCGCTCTGATCGTGGAGGACGTGACCGACCACCGCCGCCGCGAGGCAGAGCTGCGCGAGGCCACCGCCGTGCTCTCGCACGAGTTCCGCACGCCCGTGGCCGCCCTGCGCGGGGTGCTCGAAGCCCTGGAATACGACATGCCGCGCGACCTCTCGCAGAACTTCGTGCGCCAGGGCCTGCAGGAAACCGAGCGGCTGGCCCGGCTGGTCGAGGACCTTGCCGTGGGCTTCCGGCCCACCCGGGCGCGCACCCTGCCCCTGACCGAAGCCTTTGCCCGCGCCGAGCGTCTGCTGGGGGCCGAGCTGAGTGCCCGGCGGGCCAGCCTGCGCTTTGGGCAGGACTTTCTGGTGCGCGCCGATCCCGACAAGCTGCTGCAGGTGCTGCTCAATCTCATTGAAAATGCCCTGAAATACGGCCCGCCGGGCCAGCCCACCATCGAGGTGCTGACCGCCGAGCGCGGCACCTGGGTGGAGGTGAGCGTGCTGGACCGGGGCGAGCCCATCCTGGACGCCGAGAGCCTGTTTGGCGCCCACACGCGCGGCCCCGGCGCGGCGGGGCAGGGCAGCGGCATGGGGCTGTACATCGTGCGCTCCATCGTGCACGGCTGGGGCGGACAGACCTGGGCCGAACGGCGCGCGGATGCCAACGCCTTTTGCTTTACCCTGCCCGGGGTGGGCGGCCTGTGA
- a CDS encoding winged helix-turn-helix domain-containing protein, translating into MSHVVVIEDEGTVRDVLRFHLERAGLRVTALDSVAGAEGALKGADALVLDWMLPGESGLSFLRRMRGDPELRKLPVLMLTARAAEAERVEGLESGADDYLTKPFSAAELVARVRALLRRTQPEVPPLMTNGPLSVDVGAAEARVAGQRMNLTRREFDLLAFLTQHVGRVYSRTELLDRVWGADFLGGERTVDQHVTQLRAHLGDDPSKPGFLETVRGKGYRMRPWTEAP; encoded by the coding sequence ATGAGCCACGTCGTTGTCATCGAGGACGAGGGGACGGTGCGGGACGTCCTGCGCTTTCACCTGGAGCGGGCCGGGCTGCGGGTCACGGCCCTCGATTCGGTGGCGGGGGCCGAGGGGGCCCTGAAGGGCGCCGACGCCCTGGTGCTCGACTGGATGCTGCCCGGCGAGAGTGGCCTGAGCTTTCTGCGCCGGATGCGCGGCGACCCCGAACTGCGCAAGCTGCCGGTGCTGATGCTCACCGCCCGCGCTGCCGAGGCCGAGCGGGTTGAGGGCCTGGAATCCGGCGCCGACGATTACCTGACCAAGCCCTTCTCGGCCGCCGAACTGGTGGCGCGGGTGCGGGCCCTGCTGCGCCGCACCCAGCCCGAGGTGCCGCCCCTGATGACCAACGGGCCCCTGAGCGTGGATGTGGGCGCGGCCGAGGCGCGCGTGGCGGGCCAGCGCATGAATCTCACCCGGCGCGAATTCGATCTGCTGGCCTTTTTAACCCAGCACGTGGGCCGGGTCTATTCCCGCACCGAGCTGCTGGACCGCGTGTGGGGCGCGGACTTTCTGGGCGGCGAGCGCACGGTGGACCAGCACGTGACGCAGCTGCGCGCCCACCTGGGCGACGACCCCAGCAAGCCCGGCTTTCTGGAAACCGTGCGCGGCAAGGGCTACCGCATGCGGCCCTGGACGGAAGCGCCGTGA
- the metK gene encoding methionine adenosyltransferase, which translates to MRKYYTSESVSEGHPDKLADFISDSILDEFLRQEPGSRVAVETLLTTGMAVVAGEVTARVARVDVQKTVRDAVMKVGYTRANYGFDAEYSAVLVSLHEQSPEIAGGVNHSEEWRGMTEEERARPENAASEVGAGDQGLMFGYATDETPELMPLPISLSHRLTRRLAELRKAAQAARDAQVRGEQLGEEQTQALRFVYLRPDAKAQVTVVRDGEPHEATETLVDTVVISTQHSEDVAQEQIRADLIEHVIRAVIPAELLTGATKYFINPSGRFVIGGPHGDTGLTGRKIIVDTYGGAVPHGGGAFSGKDPTKVDRSGAYYARFIAKNIVAAGLARRALVEVAYAIGRAAPVSLRVDTYGTGTVGDEKLAALVAAHFDARPQAIIAELGLRRPIYAQTAAYGHFGRPEFPWESTHKAEALRVAAQG; encoded by the coding sequence ATGCGGAAGTACTACACCTCGGAATCGGTGTCTGAAGGGCACCCCGACAAGCTGGCCGACTTCATCTCGGACAGCATTCTCGACGAGTTCCTGCGCCAGGAGCCAGGCAGCCGCGTGGCGGTCGAAACGCTGCTGACCACCGGCATGGCCGTGGTGGCGGGCGAAGTGACCGCCAGGGTGGCGCGGGTGGACGTGCAGAAAACCGTGCGCGACGCCGTGATGAAGGTGGGTTACACCCGCGCGAACTACGGCTTTGACGCCGAGTACAGCGCGGTCCTGGTCAGCCTGCACGAGCAGAGCCCGGAAATTGCCGGGGGCGTGAACCACTCTGAAGAGTGGCGCGGCATGACCGAAGAAGAGCGCGCCCGCCCCGAGAACGCCGCGTCCGAGGTGGGCGCGGGTGACCAGGGCCTGATGTTCGGCTACGCCACCGATGAAACGCCCGAGCTGATGCCGCTGCCGATCTCGCTGTCGCACCGCCTGACGCGGCGCCTGGCCGAGCTGCGCAAGGCCGCCCAGGCCGCCCGCGACGCCCAGGTGCGCGGGGAACAGCTGGGCGAGGAGCAGACCCAGGCCCTGCGCTTTGTGTACCTGCGCCCGGACGCCAAGGCCCAGGTGACCGTGGTGCGCGACGGTGAACCCCATGAAGCCACCGAAACGCTGGTGGACACGGTGGTCATCAGCACCCAGCACAGCGAGGATGTGGCCCAGGAGCAGATCCGCGCCGACCTGATCGAGCACGTGATTCGCGCGGTGATTCCCGCCGAACTGCTGACCGGGGCGACCAAGTACTTCATCAATCCGTCCGGGCGCTTCGTGATTGGCGGGCCGCACGGCGACACCGGGCTGACCGGGCGCAAGATCATCGTGGACACCTACGGCGGCGCGGTGCCGCACGGGGGCGGGGCCTTTTCCGGCAAGGACCCCACGAAGGTGGACCGTTCAGGCGCCTACTACGCCCGCTTTATCGCCAAGAACATCGTGGCCGCCGGGCTGGCCCGCCGCGCGCTGGTGGAGGTGGCCTACGCCATTGGCCGCGCGGCGCCCGTGAGCCTGCGTGTGGATACCTACGGCACCGGCACGGTGGGCGATGAGAAGCTCGCGGCCCTGGTGGCGGCCCACTTTGACGCCCGCCCGCAGGCGATTATTGCCGAACTGGGGCTGCGCCGCCCCATCTATGCCCAGACCGCCGCGTATGGGCACTTTGGGCGCCCCGAGTTCCCCTGGGAAAGCACCCACAAGGCTGAAGCCCTGAGGGTGGCCGCGCAGGGGTAA